The following coding sequences lie in one Gemmatimonadota bacterium genomic window:
- a CDS encoding dienelactone hydrolase family protein, protein MTTPLLQALVSPGQPDAPVLVLLHGRGSDERDLFPIGRELDSRATVVSVRAPFEAAPWGYGPGWAWYRFLGGTTPEAESFVAGQEALARFLDDLPALLGRAVSSGSIVLGGFSQGGTTALAFALRNRGRVGAVMVFSGFLADHPSVVATPATVATLPIWWGHGTADGAIPFANAEAGWAALRDVGAELTTESYPGMGHSISPAELRSASLWLRSTACQ, encoded by the coding sequence ATGACCACTCCATTGCTCCAGGCGCTTGTGTCACCAGGCCAGCCCGACGCGCCGGTGCTGGTGCTCCTGCACGGGCGCGGAAGTGACGAACGCGATCTCTTCCCGATCGGTCGTGAACTCGACTCCCGCGCCACCGTGGTCTCGGTGCGCGCACCGTTCGAAGCCGCGCCATGGGGCTACGGCCCGGGTTGGGCGTGGTATCGCTTCCTCGGCGGAACGACGCCCGAAGCGGAATCTTTCGTCGCCGGCCAGGAAGCGCTGGCCCGGTTCCTTGATGATCTCCCCGCCCTCCTGGGCCGTGCGGTTTCCTCTGGATCCATCGTCCTCGGTGGTTTCTCCCAGGGGGGCACCACGGCCCTGGCCTTCGCGCTTCGGAACCGGGGCCGGGTGGGAGCGGTGATGGTATTCTCGGGCTTCCTCGCCGATCACCCGTCCGTGGTGGCTACCCCTGCCACGGTCGCGACGCTGCCGATCTGGTGGGGCCATGGAACCGCCGATGGGGCCATCCCCTTTGCGAACGCGGAGGCCGGGTGGGCCGCGCTACGCGACGTCGGCGCCGAGCTGACCACCGAGAGTTACCCCGGGATGGGGCACAGCATCTCTCCGGCAGAGCTTCGATCAGCATCCCTGTGGCTACGGTCCACAGCTTGCCAATAG
- a CDS encoding GspE/PulE family protein produces MLQRLGDELVRTGTATSEVVEAAVVEARRGHHRLGDMLLERGVVNERDLYRALATIHELPFTDSEDLLTRIDPSLALAVPPRFQELHQVLPITLADGRLLVATSEPRIEVPELGAALGARVVDQVVVTPTDLRRLRMALELEQAGKQQQPVVSQRQAQDLLMSDPAATESALRLLDELLLDAVAERASDIHVETYRGRARVRIRVDGDLRDLKHYNLTDLQRLGLINVIKVRAGLDIAEHRLPQGGRFVTRSGKQVFDIRTQTQPCLHGEHVVMRLLPQDTNNLVGISELGFPPQIAAIYRRLLDSPGGLILVVGPTGSGKSTTLYAGLQVLAADTSRKVITVEDPIEYALDGIQQTQVRPEIGFEFANAMRAFVREDPDVILVGEIRDGETALEALRASQTGHLVLSTLHCNDTVDAVQRLIDLGMHPNSIGSELLAVFSQRLVRRICTACREVATPPADLVAEVFPAGVPDTMQFFHGKGCDHCHGSGCYGRIAAIEFLPASPELRVAISRRATVDELRGFALRAGLLPLREHALQLVREGVIPLEELRTMLPPERLAPDR; encoded by the coding sequence ATGCTACAGCGACTTGGTGACGAACTGGTACGCACGGGGACAGCGACGTCCGAGGTGGTGGAGGCCGCCGTCGTCGAGGCCCGCCGGGGTCACCATCGGCTCGGCGACATGTTGCTCGAACGCGGCGTCGTGAACGAGCGCGACCTCTACCGCGCCCTCGCGACAATCCACGAGCTTCCGTTTACCGATAGCGAAGATCTCCTCACCCGGATCGACCCCTCGCTCGCGCTCGCGGTCCCGCCACGATTCCAGGAACTCCACCAGGTCCTCCCCATCACACTGGCCGACGGTCGCCTGCTCGTTGCTACCAGCGAGCCGCGGATCGAGGTGCCGGAGCTCGGCGCGGCTCTTGGCGCGCGCGTCGTGGATCAGGTGGTCGTGACGCCGACCGACCTGCGACGCTTGCGGATGGCACTCGAGCTCGAGCAGGCGGGGAAACAGCAACAGCCGGTGGTGTCGCAACGGCAGGCGCAGGATCTGCTGATGAGTGATCCCGCCGCGACCGAGTCGGCGCTGCGACTGCTCGACGAACTGCTGCTTGACGCGGTCGCCGAGCGCGCGAGCGACATCCACGTCGAGACCTATCGCGGGCGCGCGCGCGTGCGGATCCGCGTCGATGGCGACCTCCGCGATCTCAAGCACTACAACCTGACCGATCTGCAGCGGCTCGGGCTCATCAACGTCATCAAGGTGCGAGCCGGCCTCGACATCGCCGAGCACCGACTGCCGCAGGGTGGTCGTTTCGTCACCCGGTCGGGAAAGCAGGTCTTCGACATCCGCACGCAGACCCAGCCCTGCCTGCATGGTGAGCACGTGGTGATGCGCCTCCTGCCCCAGGACACCAACAATCTGGTGGGGATTTCGGAACTGGGGTTCCCGCCGCAGATCGCGGCGATCTACCGGCGGCTGCTCGATTCTCCGGGCGGACTGATCCTGGTCGTGGGGCCGACGGGGTCGGGGAAGTCAACGACACTGTACGCCGGCCTGCAGGTCCTCGCCGCGGACACGTCGCGCAAGGTCATCACGGTCGAGGATCCGATCGAGTACGCGCTCGACGGCATTCAGCAGACGCAGGTCCGCCCGGAGATCGGATTCGAATTCGCCAACGCCATGCGGGCCTTCGTTCGCGAGGATCCCGACGTGATCCTGGTGGGCGAGATCCGCGATGGCGAGACTGCACTCGAAGCGCTGCGGGCATCGCAGACCGGCCATCTGGTGCTCTCGACCCTGCATTGCAACGATACGGTCGACGCGGTGCAGCGATTGATTGATCTGGGCATGCACCCGAATTCGATCGGCAGCGAATTGCTCGCGGTCTTCTCGCAGCGGCTGGTCCGGCGTATCTGCACTGCCTGTCGCGAAGTCGCGACGCCCCCGGCCGATCTGGTCGCCGAGGTGTTCCCGGCCGGCGTGCCCGACACGATGCAGTTCTTTCACGGGAAGGGGTGTGATCACTGCCACGGCAGCGGATGCTACGGCCGGATCGCCGCGATCGAGTTCCTGCCCGCGTCGCCGGAACTGCGGGTCGCCATTTCGCGCCGCGCCACCGTGGATGAACTACGCGGCTTCGCGCTGCGGGCGGGGTTGCTCCCGCTCCGCGAGCACGCGCTGCAACTGGTGCGCGAGGGTGTGATTCCGCTGGAAGAGCTCCGGACCATGCTGCCGCCGGAACGGCTCGCCCCCGACCGCTAG
- a CDS encoding dipeptidase, with translation MRARMLLGWMLLIPVSLVAQAEDAAMIHARQFLASRPIIDGHNDLPWEIRMNKAGPMDVAKYPLRTRAPGQTDFARMKIGGLGGQFWSVYIPGEAKDSGYAKMQLEEIDIARRMIAMYPDQFQLALSADDIVAARKAGKVASLLGMEGGHAIENSLGALRMYYALGARYMTLTHNVTLDWADAALDTAKHGGLTDFGRDVVREMNRLGMIVDLSHVSPGTMSDALDVSQAPVMFSHSSARAIADVPRNVPDSILARLPKNGGVVMVTFVSGFVKTTGMREWQQMLRDSVRSITDSTARAAARTAFEQRHPRPNATAKDVADHVEHVRKIAGIDHVGLGGDYDGTTELPDGMGDVTGYPLLFAELIRRGWTDAELTKLANGNILRVLRGVEQTRDRLAATR, from the coding sequence ATGCGAGCTCGGATGCTGCTGGGCTGGATGCTGCTGATTCCCGTGTCACTGGTGGCGCAGGCAGAGGACGCCGCGATGATTCACGCGCGTCAGTTCCTGGCCTCGCGACCGATCATTGACGGACACAACGATTTGCCCTGGGAAATCCGGATGAACAAGGCCGGCCCCATGGACGTGGCCAAGTACCCGCTGCGGACCCGCGCACCTGGCCAGACCGATTTCGCCCGAATGAAGATTGGCGGGCTCGGTGGGCAGTTCTGGTCGGTCTACATCCCCGGTGAAGCAAAAGACTCGGGTTACGCGAAGATGCAGCTGGAGGAGATCGACATCGCCCGGCGGATGATTGCGATGTACCCCGATCAGTTCCAGCTGGCGCTCTCTGCCGACGATATCGTCGCCGCGCGCAAGGCCGGCAAGGTGGCCTCGCTCCTGGGGATGGAGGGCGGCCACGCGATCGAGAACTCGCTCGGCGCACTGCGGATGTATTACGCCCTCGGCGCGCGCTACATGACACTCACCCACAACGTGACGCTTGACTGGGCCGATGCGGCGCTCGATACGGCGAAGCACGGCGGACTGACCGACTTCGGCCGCGATGTGGTCCGGGAGATGAATCGCCTCGGGATGATCGTCGACCTCAGCCACGTGTCGCCGGGGACGATGAGCGACGCGCTGGACGTCAGTCAGGCGCCAGTGATGTTCTCGCATTCGTCGGCGCGTGCGATTGCGGACGTGCCGCGCAATGTGCCGGACTCCATCCTCGCGCGGCTACCGAAGAACGGCGGCGTCGTGATGGTGACCTTCGTCAGCGGCTTCGTGAAGACCACTGGCATGCGGGAATGGCAGCAGATGCTGCGCGACTCGGTGCGAAGCATCACCGACTCGACAGCGCGAGCGGCGGCGCGGACTGCCTTCGAACAGCGCCATCCGCGCCCGAATGCCACGGCGAAGGATGTGGCCGATCATGTCGAGCACGTGCGCAAGATTGCCGGCATCGACCACGTCGGTCTCGGTGGCGATTACGACGGCACCACCGAACTGCCAGACGGCATGGGCGACGTGACCGGCTACCCGCTCCTCTTCGCCGAGTTGATCCGGCGCGGCTGGACCGACGCCGAACTCACCAAGCTCGCGAACGGCAACATTCTCAGGGTGCTCCGCGGGGTGGAACAGACCCGCGACCGTCTCGCCGCAACGCGATAG
- a CDS encoding outer membrane beta-barrel protein: protein MPRSLVAFTLIALAVGATTSLSAQGRRGGRDRGLVELPAEGVRSGFFISGTVGAGAEQNKYSVETEYTQSLTKPTLGLRLGGTPNSSVRVGGEFFGWFNSVDGGTETFGAGLVMAQVYPLKNAGLYLKAGGGIAQAGTPPPDFIGPNITETGFGWSVGAGFDIALSPQVSLGPTVDFYKGTFTKRNEPTLSDRVLNIGVQLSFQTGGRRR, encoded by the coding sequence ATGCCACGCTCACTAGTTGCATTCACCCTGATTGCCCTTGCCGTGGGTGCCACCACTTCGCTGTCTGCTCAGGGACGCCGCGGCGGGCGGGATCGCGGACTGGTTGAACTTCCGGCCGAAGGGGTGCGCTCCGGCTTCTTCATCAGCGGGACGGTAGGTGCCGGTGCCGAGCAGAACAAGTATTCGGTGGAGACGGAATACACCCAGTCGCTCACCAAGCCGACGCTCGGACTCCGCCTCGGTGGGACGCCCAATTCGAGTGTCCGGGTCGGCGGCGAGTTCTTCGGCTGGTTCAATTCCGTGGACGGTGGCACCGAGACGTTCGGCGCCGGGCTGGTGATGGCGCAGGTGTACCCGCTGAAGAACGCGGGACTGTACCTCAAGGCCGGTGGCGGCATTGCGCAGGCGGGCACCCCGCCGCCGGACTTCATCGGGCCGAACATCACCGAAACCGGCTTCGGCTGGAGCGTAGGTGCAGGATTTGACATCGCGCTGTCGCCGCAGGTGTCGCTGGGGCCCACGGTGGACTTCTACAAAGGGACCTTCACCAAGCGGAATGAGCCGACCCTGAGCGACCGCGTCCTCAACATCGGCGTCCAGCTCTCCTTCCAGACTGGCGGACGGCGGCGTTGA
- a CDS encoding serine/threonine-protein kinase, which translates to MGLNRETGERVAVTRSGIGPVALRSKLQRALGPGYELQDRIGAGGFAEVFKARDLRLKRDLAVKVLRPDLGLSPDLLQRFRREAETIAALRHPNIVPVYDVGEAEGLAYIIMPMIQGESLRAILDRDGAMPIAEVRRILKEAASGLADAHDAGVVHRDLKPENLMLEGKDKRVLLMDFGIAKIVGAATGEDGDPAEALTTTGIIIGTPQYMSPEQACGDKTIDARTDQYSLAVVGYRMLSGVLPFEGESTRAVLYKQLVADPSPITEKVPELPAPMATAIQRAMAKEPAERFPSMREFGAMLDAESTLTPPPPLHIVTPKKTSPFAVLLLLVAVGLGGIFWYSSRTESGLAADELANSTAVPPATALPGAPPAAPPAAGGATTAPTSAPGSPATKGEKNALPAGSNAPLAKGAKVPAGTPGGPATTSPATSAASCGRASDAGDWSAAATACAKEAEGGSASAQRILATMYDRGNGVAQDPAQAVSWYRRAAATDAEAKFQLSRMIEIGRGTPQNNGEAIALLREAAATGMLKAQQLLAFRLENGGGVKKDESEAALWYRRAAEKGDGAAMEKLAEFLAKGRGIPKNETEALDWYKKAADKGSAEASWQAAQMYFKGKGTPKDEAAGMEWLKKAAAKDLPDAVKELKKRNG; encoded by the coding sequence GTGGGCCTCAATCGGGAAACGGGCGAACGGGTAGCGGTGACGCGGTCGGGCATCGGCCCAGTGGCGCTGCGGAGCAAGCTCCAGCGCGCACTTGGACCGGGCTACGAGTTGCAGGACCGGATCGGCGCCGGCGGTTTTGCCGAGGTCTTCAAGGCACGCGATCTCCGGCTGAAGCGCGACCTAGCCGTAAAGGTGTTGCGTCCCGATCTGGGCCTCTCGCCGGATCTCCTGCAGCGCTTCCGGCGCGAGGCCGAAACGATCGCCGCACTGCGTCACCCGAACATCGTGCCAGTCTACGACGTCGGGGAGGCCGAAGGACTCGCCTACATCATCATGCCGATGATCCAGGGAGAGAGTCTCCGCGCCATCCTGGACCGCGACGGCGCCATGCCGATTGCCGAAGTGCGGCGCATCCTCAAGGAAGCCGCCTCGGGACTGGCCGATGCCCACGATGCCGGCGTGGTGCACCGCGACCTCAAGCCCGAAAACCTGATGCTCGAGGGCAAGGACAAGCGCGTCCTGCTCATGGACTTCGGCATCGCCAAGATCGTCGGCGCCGCGACCGGTGAAGACGGCGATCCCGCCGAGGCGTTGACCACGACGGGCATCATCATCGGGACACCCCAGTACATGAGCCCCGAGCAGGCGTGCGGCGACAAGACCATCGATGCCCGCACCGACCAGTATTCGCTTGCCGTCGTCGGCTACCGGATGCTGAGCGGGGTGCTGCCGTTCGAGGGCGAATCAACGCGCGCGGTACTCTACAAGCAGTTGGTCGCCGACCCCAGTCCGATCACCGAGAAGGTTCCGGAACTTCCGGCGCCGATGGCGACGGCGATCCAGCGCGCCATGGCCAAGGAACCGGCAGAACGCTTCCCGTCGATGCGCGAGTTCGGTGCGATGCTCGACGCCGAGAGCACCCTCACGCCACCGCCACCGCTGCATATAGTCACGCCGAAGAAGACCTCGCCCTTTGCTGTGCTACTGCTGCTGGTAGCCGTGGGCCTCGGCGGGATCTTCTGGTACTCAAGCCGGACCGAATCAGGCCTGGCGGCTGACGAGCTCGCCAATAGCACCGCGGTTCCTCCGGCGACGGCGCTCCCCGGCGCGCCGCCGGCGGCTCCGCCAGCAGCAGGCGGCGCCACGACCGCGCCGACCTCGGCACCAGGAAGCCCCGCGACGAAGGGAGAGAAGAACGCCCTGCCGGCGGGGTCGAATGCGCCACTGGCGAAGGGAGCTAAGGTCCCGGCCGGAACTCCCGGCGGACCCGCAACAACCAGCCCGGCGACCTCGGCAGCAAGCTGTGGTCGCGCTTCGGACGCAGGCGACTGGAGTGCGGCCGCAACCGCCTGCGCCAAGGAAGCCGAGGGCGGCAGTGCCAGCGCGCAGCGGATTCTCGCCACGATGTATGATCGTGGCAACGGTGTCGCGCAGGACCCGGCGCAGGCAGTAAGCTGGTACCGGCGGGCAGCGGCAACCGATGCCGAGGCGAAATTCCAGCTCTCCCGGATGATTGAAATCGGTCGCGGCACACCGCAGAACAACGGCGAGGCCATCGCACTGCTGCGCGAGGCAGCGGCCACCGGGATGCTCAAGGCGCAGCAACTGCTGGCCTTCCGGCTCGAGAACGGCGGCGGTGTCAAGAAGGACGAGAGCGAGGCCGCACTCTGGTATCGCCGTGCTGCCGAAAAGGGCGACGGCGCGGCCATGGAGAAGCTGGCCGAGTTTCTTGCCAAGGGACGCGGCATTCCGAAGAACGAGACCGAAGCACTCGACTGGTACAAGAAGGCCGCCGACAAGGGGTCGGCCGAGGCCTCGTGGCAGGCCGCCCAGATGTACTTCAAGGGCAAGGGCACCCCGAAGGACGAAGCCGCCGGGATGGAATGGCTCAAGAAGGCTGCCGCGAAGGACCTGCCTGACGCCGTCAAGGAGCTGAAGAAGCGGAACGGATAG
- a CDS encoding MarR family transcriptional regulator, giving the protein MPTDALKLWVVLARAYQAIGARAEEHAREHDLTIAEFGVLEALHHDGPALLGELQKKLLVSSGGVTWLVDRLERRGLVERAACNEDRRARYARLTEPGKRFIAKIFPAHAEVIRDACSALNGAEQRELAALLRTLGKGAAGIAEPATSGRRK; this is encoded by the coding sequence ATGCCAACTGACGCTCTCAAGCTCTGGGTCGTCCTCGCTCGTGCCTATCAGGCCATCGGGGCGCGTGCCGAAGAACATGCCCGTGAACACGACCTCACCATCGCCGAATTTGGCGTGCTCGAGGCCCTGCACCACGACGGCCCGGCACTCCTCGGCGAACTCCAGAAGAAGCTCCTCGTCTCGAGCGGGGGCGTGACCTGGCTGGTCGACCGGCTCGAGCGACGCGGGCTGGTGGAGCGCGCCGCGTGCAATGAGGATCGCCGTGCCCGGTACGCGCGCCTGACCGAGCCGGGGAAACGATTCATCGCCAAGATCTTTCCTGCTCACGCCGAAGTCATTCGCGACGCCTGCTCCGCGCTCAACGGGGCGGAACAGCGTGAGCTCGCCGCGCTGCTGCGCACTCTCGGCAAGGGCGCGGCCGGTATCGCCGAACCAGCTACTTCAGGACGCCGTAAATGA
- a CDS encoding SURF1 family protein, whose product MSRTRRVALLGATVLLTTAALLLCRWQLRRLQQRRASNTALLAARALPPLDLTDSSVAPVPGRRLRVHGEFGSGQLTLRGRVHDAAPGLEVATAFRVAGSGATLWVVRGFVTSPDATTIPAIREPTAGEVTIEGLALPVPVTTDAGQPLVRGRDTTWRRLDRSVLRQRTPASYDVYLLLTGNDSGPGQLPSVEPPVLDDGPHLSYALQWFGIALAIAAFGTIALRRDGRGSVPPRGAP is encoded by the coding sequence GTGTCCCGAACTCGCCGCGTCGCACTCCTGGGTGCCACCGTGCTGCTCACGACAGCCGCACTGCTGCTCTGCCGCTGGCAGCTCCGCCGACTCCAGCAGCGTCGGGCCTCGAACACCGCCCTGCTGGCCGCACGGGCGCTGCCTCCGCTCGACCTCACCGATTCCAGCGTGGCCCCGGTTCCCGGGCGCCGCCTGCGCGTGCATGGTGAGTTCGGCTCCGGACAACTCACGCTGCGGGGCAGAGTGCACGACGCCGCCCCTGGGCTCGAAGTAGCCACCGCGTTTCGAGTGGCCGGGAGCGGGGCGACGCTCTGGGTCGTGCGCGGTTTCGTCACCTCACCCGACGCCACCACCATTCCTGCTATCCGGGAGCCGACCGCGGGCGAGGTGACCATCGAAGGGCTCGCCCTTCCGGTACCCGTCACGACCGATGCCGGACAACCCCTCGTGCGGGGTCGCGATACCACGTGGCGCCGGCTCGACCGCAGCGTACTGCGCCAGCGCACTCCGGCCAGCTACGACGTGTATCTCCTGCTCACCGGGAATGACTCCGGCCCCGGGCAACTCCCGTCGGTGGAGCCGCCCGTGCTCGACGACGGCCCCCACCTGAGTTATGCCTTGCAGTGGTTCGGAATTGCGCTGGCGATCGCCGCGTTCGGAACTATCGCGTTGCGGCGAGACGGTCGCGGGTCTGTTCCACCCCGCGGAGCACCCTGA
- a CDS encoding Ig-like domain-containing protein — translation MRPRSLFLSLTLTLAAIAGCSSDNGTGDPTCSISAVAITGAPATMLVGGSTTLGANVTQTNCTATTVAWTTDNASVATVSGAGVVTAVGAGTVTITATSGGKSGTATITVSIPPVASVLMVPDSVVVAPGGAFLFAATPRDAGGIALTGRTIAWSSTNVASATVSGSGLLAALAPSTTTTVTATSEGQVGSAKVWVVRPRLAYFWNNDQNPAAVYEPTTGYSFASFAGAFSVNKAGTGNYTVGYPQIGRATRETEALFVTAYGTPDGYFCRVGGWNDVAANLSCFDAAGTPADARFDFTVLGSATFAGRYGYAWVDDAASATSIASPDYRYSSSGLPITVSHSGAGVYSVRFAGLARANGADREGVIVSTYGGGATAIQCQLGGWVSAGANTDVEVRCFNAAGDPIDSRFDIALISGPRTDAKVAFADADQPAVASYVPTSSAVKPTGDVVVTRSGAGTYQVLFNGFGRSAGATETFHVAAVGTTARRCHVTSWGGDAGSTTVGIACSTPAGVRADTRFAVVGLQ, via the coding sequence ATGCGCCCCCGTTCTCTCTTCCTCAGCCTGACACTGACACTGGCCGCCATCGCCGGCTGCAGCAGCGACAATGGCACCGGCGACCCCACGTGCAGCATCAGTGCCGTCGCGATCACCGGCGCCCCGGCGACCATGCTTGTTGGCGGCTCGACGACACTCGGCGCCAACGTCACCCAGACCAATTGCACCGCGACCACGGTCGCCTGGACGACCGACAATGCCTCGGTCGCCACGGTGTCCGGAGCAGGTGTGGTCACCGCTGTCGGAGCCGGCACGGTAACGATCACCGCCACCAGCGGCGGCAAGAGTGGCACCGCAACAATCACCGTCTCCATCCCCCCGGTCGCAAGCGTACTGATGGTGCCCGACTCGGTCGTGGTGGCCCCGGGCGGAGCATTTCTCTTCGCCGCCACTCCGAGAGACGCCGGCGGCATCGCGCTGACCGGTCGGACCATCGCGTGGAGTTCGACCAATGTGGCCTCAGCCACCGTCTCGGGGAGCGGCCTCCTTGCGGCCCTCGCACCGAGCACCACGACGACCGTGACCGCGACGAGCGAGGGTCAGGTCGGATCGGCAAAGGTCTGGGTGGTCCGCCCGCGCCTCGCCTATTTCTGGAACAATGACCAGAACCCCGCCGCCGTCTACGAGCCGACGACGGGCTACTCCTTTGCGTCATTCGCCGGCGCCTTCAGCGTCAACAAGGCGGGCACCGGGAACTACACCGTCGGCTATCCGCAGATTGGCCGCGCCACGCGGGAGACCGAGGCGCTCTTCGTGACGGCCTACGGCACACCCGATGGCTACTTCTGCCGCGTCGGCGGATGGAATGATGTCGCGGCGAACCTGAGCTGCTTCGATGCGGCCGGCACGCCTGCCGATGCGCGCTTCGATTTCACGGTACTCGGTTCGGCAACCTTTGCGGGCCGCTACGGCTACGCCTGGGTCGATGACGCGGCATCGGCAACATCCATTGCGAGTCCCGATTACCGATACTCATCGAGCGGACTTCCAATCACGGTGAGCCACAGCGGCGCCGGTGTCTACTCAGTGCGCTTCGCCGGACTCGCACGGGCGAATGGCGCGGATCGCGAGGGCGTCATCGTCTCCACGTACGGCGGCGGCGCGACTGCTATCCAGTGTCAGCTCGGCGGCTGGGTCAGTGCCGGCGCGAATACCGACGTCGAGGTCCGTTGCTTCAACGCCGCAGGGGATCCGATCGATTCCCGCTTCGATATCGCTCTGATTTCGGGACCTCGAACTGACGCGAAGGTTGCCTTCGCCGACGCCGACCAGCCCGCGGTCGCGAGTTACGTCCCGACGAGCAGCGCGGTCAAGCCGACGGGCGATGTCGTGGTCACCCGCAGCGGAGCCGGAACCTATCAGGTGCTCTTCAACGGCTTCGGCCGCTCGGCCGGTGCCACCGAGACGTTCCATGTTGCCGCCGTCGGCACGACGGCTCGCCGCTGTCACGTGACGAGCTGGGGGGGTGATGCCGGTTCGACGACGGTCGGCATCGCGTGCAGCACCCCGGCGGGCGTGCGGGCCGATACCCGGTTCGCGGTCGTCGGCCTGCAGTAG
- a CDS encoding M1 family metallopeptidase, giving the protein MRRWCLVALVPVLAGSLAAQQPKVFTHADTLRGTVTPQRAWWDVAFYDLDVTIRPADSSITGVNIIRYRVRSAAKEMQLDLQTPLEVDSMVQEGRRVRFRRDGNAFFAMLVSPQRVGSEKAITVYYHGKPRPAKRPPWDGGFTWVKDSLSRPWIVTSNQGLGASVWWPNKDSQTDEPDSQRVAITVPDPLMNVSNGRLRRVTHHANGTSTWEWFVRNPINNYDIAVSAGNYAHYSDQYQGENGPLTMDFYPLDYHLAAAQRTFPQAREMLQCFEHWFGPYPWYEDGYKLIESPHNGMEHQSAVAYGNDYANGYKGRDASGTGYGMKWDFIIVHESAHEWFGNNITSRDVADMWVHESFANYAEGLFTECKFGKKAGEDYNIGNRRGIRNDSPIQGTFGVQNQGSGDMYPKGGNMLHTIRHIINNDDKWLAILRGLNRTFWHQTVSGAQIEDYISAQSGINLSKVFEQYLTTIKIPVLEYRIAGTTLSYRWTNVVNGFDMPLPVTTADSSYVVVHPTAEWQTIPVKLSAPAAFAVDRNFYVKTKDVSATAP; this is encoded by the coding sequence ATGCGTCGCTGGTGTCTCGTTGCCCTGGTTCCCGTGCTGGCCGGCTCGCTCGCCGCCCAGCAGCCAAAGGTGTTCACCCACGCCGATACGCTCCGGGGGACCGTGACCCCCCAGCGAGCCTGGTGGGATGTGGCCTTCTACGACCTCGACGTCACCATTCGTCCAGCCGACAGCAGCATCACCGGTGTGAACATCATTCGCTATCGCGTCAGGAGCGCGGCGAAGGAAATGCAGCTCGATCTCCAGACGCCGCTCGAAGTCGACAGCATGGTGCAGGAAGGTCGCCGCGTCCGGTTCCGTCGCGACGGCAATGCCTTCTTCGCGATGCTGGTGTCGCCTCAGCGGGTCGGCAGTGAGAAGGCGATCACCGTGTACTACCACGGCAAGCCTCGACCCGCCAAGCGCCCGCCCTGGGATGGCGGCTTCACCTGGGTCAAGGATTCGCTCTCGCGGCCCTGGATCGTGACCTCGAACCAGGGGCTCGGCGCGTCGGTCTGGTGGCCGAACAAGGACTCGCAGACGGACGAACCTGACAGCCAGCGGGTAGCGATCACGGTGCCCGATCCGCTGATGAATGTCTCGAACGGCCGGCTGCGTCGGGTGACCCATCACGCCAACGGCACCAGCACGTGGGAATGGTTCGTCCGCAACCCGATCAACAACTACGACATCGCCGTGTCCGCGGGCAACTACGCCCACTACAGCGATCAGTATCAGGGCGAGAATGGTCCGCTCACGATGGACTTCTATCCGCTCGATTATCACCTCGCCGCGGCACAGCGGACCTTTCCGCAGGCCAGGGAGATGCTGCAGTGCTTCGAACACTGGTTCGGCCCGTATCCGTGGTATGAGGACGGCTACAAGCTGATCGAATCACCGCACAACGGGATGGAACATCAGAGTGCAGTCGCGTACGGCAACGACTACGCCAATGGCTACAAGGGGCGCGACGCCTCCGGCACCGGGTACGGGATGAAATGGGACTTCATCATCGTGCACGAGAGCGCCCACGAATGGTTCGGCAACAACATCACGTCCAGGGACGTGGCCGACATGTGGGTGCACGAAAGCTTTGCGAACTATGCCGAGGGGCTCTTCACCGAGTGCAAGTTCGGCAAGAAGGCGGGCGAGGACTACAACATCGGCAATCGGCGCGGCATCCGGAACGACTCGCCGATCCAGGGGACCTTCGGGGTCCAGAATCAGGGTTCGGGTGACATGTACCCGAAGGGCGGCAACATGCTGCACACGATCCGTCACATCATCAACAACGATGACAAGTGGCTCGCGATCCTGCGCGGGCTCAATCGCACGTTCTGGCACCAGACGGTGAGTGGCGCGCAGATCGAGGATTACATCAGTGCCCAATCCGGCATCAACCTGAGCAAGGTCTTCGAACAGTATCTCACCACGATCAAGATCCCGGTGCTCGAGTACCGCATCGCCGGTACCACGCTCTCGTATCGCTGGACCAACGTGGTCAACGGCTTCGATATGCCGCTGCCGGTCACGACCGCGGATTCGAGTTATGTGGTGGTCCACCCGACGGCAGAGTGGCAGACGATCCCGGTGAAGCTGTCGGCACCAGCGGCGTTCGCGGTCGACCGCAACTTCTACGTCAAGACCAAGGATGTGAGCGCGACGGCGCCCTGA